One window of the Nicotiana tabacum cultivar K326 chromosome 4, ASM71507v2, whole genome shotgun sequence genome contains the following:
- the LOC107825931 gene encoding phytolongin Phyl1.1-like, producing MDQIQNAVYYCSVSKGGRILYSYIGVGDDEVENLAVLCLEKTPPYHKWYFQTMAKKTFGFLMEEGYVYFAIAYEGLGNGEVLLFLEQLRDEFRKVARKGSGRSMSNLNSLCLQEQLVPVIRRLITSLEHVSGWPADTPPQHGGNNANGRFEGSGSSTRAPLLVKPSRQDKKKTKDHAIAMRGIELEEHRKSTERPKVDSGVTDPNNQGAGVLPPPMVQKEFGLVRTRSGSQNFQRRWCRQVRIVLAIDAAVCLVLFVIWLVICQGTKCLR from the coding sequence ATGGATCAAATCCAAAATGCAGTATACTATTGCTCAGTATCAAAAGGGGGTCGAATTCTGTATTCATATATTGGTGTAGGAGATGATGAGGTTGAGAACTTGGCTGTACTGTGCTTGGAAAAAACACCTCCTTATCATAAGTGGTATTTTCAGACCATGGCTAAAAAGACTTTTGGGTTTTTGATGGAAGAAGGGTATGTTTATTTTGCTATTGCGTACGAGGGTCTTGGTAACGGTGAAGTTCTTCTGTTTCTAGAGCAATTGAGGGACGAATTCAGAAAGGTGGCTAGAAAGGGTTCTGGCCGGAGTATGTCGAATCTGAACTCACTTTGTTTACAAGAACAACTAGTTCCTGTTATTCGACGTTTGATTACTTCGTTGGAGCATGTATCTGGATGGCCAGCAGATACTCCTCCACAGCACGGTGGCAACAATGCCAATGGACGATTTGAGGGAAGTGGATCTTCGACAAGAGCCCCTTTGTTGGTCAAGCCTAGTAGACAAGacaagaagaaaacgaaggatcATGCAATCGCAATGAGAGGTATTGAGTTGGAGGAGCACCGGAAATCTACGGAACGACCTAAGGTTGATTCAGGAGTTACTGATCCGAATAATCAAGGTGCAGGAGTTCTTCCTCCACCTATGGTACAAAAGGAGTTTGGCTTGGTGAGGACTAGATCAGGCTCTCAAAACTTCCAAAGGAGGTGGTGCCGCCAAGTAAGGATTGTTCTTGCCATTGATGCTGCGGTATGTCTTGTGCTGTTTGTGATTTGGTTAGTTATATGTCAAGGTACAAAGTGCCTTCGCTGA